tcacaggACAATGAAGAGCCAAATGTACATGCAACAAAGTTCTACAAATTGTTAGAAGATGCTGAGATAGAACTTTATTCTGGTTGTAAAAAAGTCTCGAAGTTGTCTTTTGTTGTTAAACTACTTCACTTGAATTATCTTAACCATTGGAGCAACAAATTGATGGATGCATTATTGATCTTCTTTAAAGAATTTCTTCCCTAGGGGTCATTTGTGCCTAATTCTTTCTATGAAGCAAAGAAAGTTCTTTGTGACCTCGGCTTGGGGTACACCAAAATAGATGCATGTCGGAATGATTGTATTTTATATTGGCGTGCTTATGCCTATGTCCAAGCATGTCCTAAGTGTGGTACGTCTAGATGGAAGTCCGAAGAACACGGAGGCAAGAAAGTAGCTCATAAAATCTTGCGGCATTTCCAATCAAACCAAGGCTTCAAAGATTGTACATGGCAAGAGAAACAGCTAAAAAGATGAGGTGGCACAAGGAGGGAAATGTTGATGATGGTGTCTTGCGACATCCATCTGACTCAATAACATGGAAATCCTTTGATGCACGACATCCCACCTTTTCAGCTGAGTTAAGAAATATTCGATTAGGTTTGGCAAGTGACGGGTTCCAACCTTATGGGAACATGAGTTCTAATCATAGCATTTGGCCAGTCCTACTAGCTACGTATAACTTGCCACCATGGGATTGCATGAAAAATCCATATTTCATGATGACGCTTCTTATTCCAGGCCCCAAGTGTCCAGGCAATGATATCGATGTGTATTTACAACCAATGATtgaagagttgaaagaattatgGGATGGGGTGGAGACTTATGATGCACTCTCAAAATCTAATTTTCTGATGCGTGTGGCTATCATGTGGACGATCAATGACTTTCCTGCATATGGACTTTCAGGATGGTCAACCAATGGCAAGCTTGCATACCCTTGTTGCCATAAAGATACACAATCGACTTCCTTGTATAGTAAGTTGTGTTATATGGGTCATCATTGCTTCCTTCCCATGGACCATCCATGATGGAGAAGTAGGACGTTATTTGATGGGAAAATTGAAATAGGAGTTGCACCTAACCCTTTAACAGGTGATGAAGCACTTGTGCAATTACAAGCTTTGGGTAATATGAGTTTTGGTAAAGGACAAAAGAGAAAGCGTGATGTTTATAGCAATGCTTACAATTGGAAGAAGAAAAGTATCTTTTTCCAATTGCCTTATTGGAAGAGTCTTATGTTACGACATAACCTTGATGTGATGCACATCGAAAGAAATGTGTCCGATAATATTATATCAACTATCATGAATATGGTTGGAAAGACAAAAGACACAATGAAAAGTAGATATGACTTGATGGATCTTGGAATCAGATAAAGGTTGCATCCTATTGAGGATGGGAATAATATATTGTTACCGGCAGCATGCTATGCATTGTCCGCGGAAGAGAAGCTGAAGGTATGCAGTTTCTTAGCTAATCTGAAGGTTCCTGATGCATTTTCCTCAAACATTTCAAGGTGTGTCAACGTACAGGAGAAAAATATACATGGATTGAAATGTCACGATCATCATGTATTGTTGCAAGACATTTTTCCAGTAGCTATACATGGTTTGCTACCCAAGGAAGTGTGTGATCCAATTATAGCCTTAGGAAAGGTTTTCAAGAATATATACTCTAAGTGCTTGACGATTGAAGATCTTGATATCCTAGAGGTAGAAATTCCGGTTATTTTGACCAAACTTCAACTTGTTTTCCCTCCGGTTTTCTTTGATGTCATGGTTCATTTGCCAATTCACTTTCCAAGTGAGGCAAAGCTTGGTGGACCAGCTCAATATCGTAATATGTATCCTATTGAGAGGTAATTTATTGTTTAATAATTTCGATGCTATAGTTTTAGATTGACACACATTATATTAATAAGTCATTTTATATAGGTATCTACGAACGCTTAAGTCATATGTTCGCAACAAAAATCGTCCAGAAGGTTCAATTACAGAACGTTATTTGACAGAGGAAAGCCTCACATTTTGATCACGATACTTGAAGAATATCTCAACAATGTTCAATAAACCAACTAGGAATGACGATGGATCCGTGTCAAATGATGAGATGTATATCTTTAAAAAAAGTGGGCAAACAAAAGGTGCCTCAGAAGGCATCAGTCTATCTCATGATGAGTTTAAACAAACATGTATGTATGTGCTTCAAAATTGTGAAGAGGTTTCACATTTCATGGAGTAAGTCTCTTATTAACTTCAAGATAGTTTCACATTGAGATAATTTGAATCTGATTTATCTTAGCTAACTTAAAATGTAGGGAATATACAAGAGAGATTGAAAGCCAAAGTTCAATGAGAGCTCATAAAAATGGGTTTCTTGATTGGTTTCGCGCACGTGTAGGTGTCTACTCAAATGATAATAGTGATATTAGTTTATTCATCCCATCATGTTATTGGTCATAACAATATTGTTCGTCTTTGTAGATATTTGTACTATCTGCACAAGGACGCGCAAATGATGAGCTCATAAGCTTAGCCGTCGGTCCTGCACCATTAGTACATCGATATTCAACATTTGTGGTGAATGGATTTAGATTCGATACAAAAGAGCTTGCATTGAGAAATAAAATGCAGAATAGTGATGTTCTTGTGAGAGGAGATGATTCAGACTTTAATAAGGAGTATTATGGTGTATTAGAGGATATTTATGAGTTATCTTATTTGGAAAACAGAAAAGTTTACTTATTCAATAGTCATTGGTGGGATGTGGCTCGCTTAGGAAGAGGATATAAGATTGACAAATATGGCTTCACAAGTGTGAATACTCGGTGTGCCTTGAATACAAATGAGCCATGTGTGTTGGCATCTCAGTCAGAACAAGTCTTTTACTTAGACGACATGGTCGATAATGATTGGCTTGTTGTTGTGAAGACAAATCCTCGTGACCTTTTCAAAATGCCTGATAATGATGATAATTGTCTAGATATtgaagatgaagaattactgAATGAAGAAGTTTATCATCAAGAGAAAGCTGAATTTAATACTTTGTGTACCAATGACGAAGAAAATATTGTTGAGGTGTCTCTACATAGGGATAATGTTGAACCACAAAGTATTAACTACGATCATGCAAGTACGCAAGCTCAAAACAATGTGCATAATGAGGAAGATGATTTCATTAATGACAATCATCTAGAAATATCAGAGAGTGAAGATAGCGAAGAAGAGTTATTTGATAATGATGATGATGGGGAGGACACCGATACATCCTCTTGAAGACTAAGAAGCAAAAGACGAATGATATAGATGTTACATCCTATTTTGAAAATTCTCTATATTTTTGTCCATGACTTTATACTACCCTATGTATTTGTTTGGAACTGTCAATGAACCAAAGATTAGTGATGATTGAATCTTTATATTTCTTTTTTGATTCTCTTCTGATGCTTGAAGCATTATGTCTATGTCTCATTTTGGAAAGTTCTCTATATGTTTTTTCTTATTAGACTTACAATGAAATTAGTTCGTGATGCTTGTAGCTTTATGTCTAcatcttattttgaaattttctttgtatttttgtccTAATTAGACTGAATAAAAttaattcataatttttaaagctttAATTTCATAACAGAATAAGTGGTTAAGTAAAATTAGTGAATtaatattttctctattttgatCAAtcattttctttgtatgttttatTGCAGGAAATGAGAGTAATTGGAAGAGGAAAACGTGGGAGAGGCGGGACGAGGTGTGATCGTGAATATTTTCAAGGACGTGGCAATTTTGGAGCAACATCTCAGCCACACATACAGACCGGACGAGTATGTGATGCATCTGTAGAGATAGGAAAACCAAGTAACCCGAGTCAAGGACCTTTACAGACTAGACGAGTATCTTTAGAAACACAATCATCACGAAATGTAGCAGAAATTGTGCATTGCTCTCCAGAGACTGAAAATTATGCAAGTTAGTTTctgttttttgttgttttgtgaaaattatttttactgaTTGAATGGAGCTACTAATGAACAATAGTATCCTTTTACTTTGCAGTTTTTTCCAGCAATAAAAAAAGAGGAAGTGGAAAATACAAATCTAAAAGTTTAGAAGTAAAAACTAAGTGTGGTGGCAAAATCAAAACTATGATTCCAGATGACATTGATAGAGCAGTAGGTTCTGGGGCTAGAGATATTGTTAATTACTGTGGTTTGATCCTGAGGAGCACTATCTCGTTCCAAGATGGAAATTGGCAGAAAATAGTTCTGAAATACGGAGAAGTAATGTGGTTAAAGGTCAAGGTAATAAACTACTTTCAATATTGTATAAACTTTAAGTTGCAAGGCTTATTTATGTGGTTAGGATATTGAATATAATGTTACATTTATTATCAGGATAAATTTGAAGTTTGCAGCGGGTTGCGAGAGCATAGGTTTCAGGCCATTGTAATTAGCACTATGAAAAGGCTTTTTAGAGCATGGAAAGCTCGACTCAGCATTTTGTACTCTAAGTACAGTACTAATGAAGAAAGATTGTCTCATCGACCTGAAGATGTTGAGCTTGAGTTTCTAGAAATACCTAATACAATATTTTGGAAGTCCGAAATTTAAGGTATTAACTTAATACCTGAAGATTGTCTCTTTGAATGATGATTTATTAATCTGTTTACTTACAGGTTGTAAGTGAGAGGAACAAAAGAAATAGAGAAAAACAAATAACTAAGCATACTTGTGGTACAAAGTCTTTTGCAGAAGTAGAGGAATCTACGGTAAAAATATATTTAGTCCCTTACTATCACATATGCTTCTTTGTTATTTACATATTTATATATTcgcttatattttttttttccgtAACTACATTGCAGAGAAATCCTATTACTGGAGAATTGGACACACCAGATAAAGTTTGGGAGATCCAACATACATGCAAGGATGATACATGCGAACTGGTGTGGTTGGATTCACAATCCCAACAAATTCATGTAATTATCTAAAAACACTTATAAAGTTCTCTGTTTCTGTAAATTTCATTTAATATGTTTTATTATGTTTTGATTTAAATGATTATGCATAAATGCAGGGTCAACTCCAGGAAGTTGTCGCTCAGCAACAATCTGAGGAGATCGAGCATCCCATGACTAGAGATGAGATTTTATCCTCCGTTGTTGGTGAGAGAACAGGCTATGTTCGTGGAAAAGGATACGGAAAGAAGCCTCCTAAAAAGAGTAACATTCAGCAGGCAAACATAGAGGCCAGTGTGTCTTCTGCTATTGATATTGTGCGTTAAGAGATGCAAGCCGAGATGGATAGGAAGTTGCAAGAAGAACGTGAACAAATGGCTGCTGAGTTGCGAAGAAATATGGAAATTGAGTTGGAAAGGAAGCTGGCAGAGGAGCGTCAACACACAAATGAGGAGCATCAACACGCAAATGCAGAAGCAGACAAAAGGATCTCTCTAGAAGTGGAGAAGAAGATGCAGGAACAATTTGCTAGTTTTTTTTTACCAgaatgcaacaacaacaactacttgCTCCGCTCCTTATTAACAAATAGAAACTGATTTATTTGGACGCTACAGAATAATTAGGCAATGAAACAGAAAACTAGCCGAAGAGGAGAAATAAGAAGAATGAGAAAATAGATATAAAGTATAGGAAGTAGGAAATAGAGATGTATGAGAATCCTGCTAGAGTATGTATAAAGCAAATGAGAGGTTACCTTATGACAAATACTTGACACTCTAAACACTGTTATCACCCAACAACCTAAGCTTCTCACTTGAAGGGTAAGAAAAAGCAAGAGATGGAAAAAAGGTGGTATTAGTTGCTTACCTTCAAATGAGAAGTGGGTTGAGGGGTATGCTTGAAAAGGAAAGAGAAGCTGCAATTTAACATAACattctcttttttatttattatttttctatgcATTGCAAATGGTTCTTGTTGGTTGGtcattttcttagatttctattatCTTTCCCCTCCAAACTCttgttttactgtttcattgatgtAAACACTTCAATTTTGACTGTTGGTGAATCCATACTTTTTGTTGTTGGTATCTTTTCATTCTTATTTTTACTGCTGGTAAAAAGTTGCTGCTTGACCATGGTTTACTACTAACTGTTGGTGAATCCATACTTGTAATTGTCGGTCGAATAAACCCGTTTCTATTTGTAGGTTATTTTCTATTTTGAATTTACAGAGAATATTAATGAGAATTGAATGGCATTTTATTCACTGAAAAGCCTAAGCATTACATCTCCTATGCTGAAAATTCGTATGAGAATTAGAGTCACATATTATACTATTACGAATATATACATCATCTCCTTTCTCTAAAAGTCTTAGGTTACTCAACAACTCCATGCAGTTAATAAGCCACAATTTATATACATGATGATAGCTGAAAGTGATTCTTTGGTAGACTGTTGTCAATTTGTTATCATAATATTTTGAGAGAATATGGGCTCTTGGACTGTTATGGTTTTAAGATTTTACTTTTGGTTGCAAATTAATACTACCTCTTATTTACTGCTTTTATAACTTGGCTATAACAAATAAGTAGCATCTTTAGATAATTTActgtatatattatggttataTGAGAGTTATATTTCAGCTCTTCACATGTCCTGTATGAATTTTTCACGGCATTTGGCTTTTTTCTGGCTTGAATGTAGCGATATTGTAGCAATATGGGTGTTTCAACTAGGTTAACTATTGAAAATTTTCCAACATTGATCATCTAAGATTTAGCTAGACTTGGTACGATATGTTTTGATTCTAATGCTTGATTTTCTTTTCATTCAGTGGATACCAAGATGAAAGCATGTGCTGTCAACTTATCATATTAAAATTTAATCAATTGGAGTACTGTGTGTAGTAATGTGTACAATTAATATCGAGCAAACAGTTGAAAGTAGCCTTAGGATTTTGTATGCTATAGAAAATTTTGTTAAGTGTTTGCAAAAATGCCCTTCTTAGAGATGATTATGGTTCATCCAGGTGAGTTAATAGATTACTTAGTGGTTGTTTTTAAGTTTTAAGTACTTGACTACTTGTGTTGTTATTTACTTCTTTGAGGATTCTAGGCTATACTTTCTGGATTTTCCATTGGAGACTGATAGTTGTCTTGCTTTGAAATTATGTTGTTTAGACTGTAGATGGAGATTTAGGCTTCAATATATGTTTGAATTGTAATGTGTAGATGAGTTGAGTGCTTTCTACTTGTAAGCACATATATTAGTTGGTGTAAATTGGTATAGAAGAGTTTCTTTTTTATGTTTCAACAAGTTTGTGTAGAAAAGTTGAGTGCTTGCAATGTGTAGCTGAGTTGGCTAGCATTGTATAATGTTAGGTAAGATACTTATTCTGCTAAGAAATGCTAACCT
This sequence is a window from Nicotiana sylvestris chromosome 3, ASM39365v2, whole genome shotgun sequence. Protein-coding genes within it:
- the LOC104212975 gene encoding uncharacterized protein, with protein sequence MARETAKKMRWHKEGNVDDGVLRHPSDSITWKSFDARHPTFSAELRNIRLGLASDGFQPYGNMSSNHSIWPVLLATYNLPPWDCMKNPYFMMTLLIPGPKCPGNDIDVYLQPMIEELKELWDGVETYDALSKSNFLMRVAIMWTINDFPAYGLSGWSTNGKLAYPCCHKDTQSTSLYRVAPNPLTGDEALVQLQALGNMSFGKGQKRKRDVYSNAYNWKKKTCYALSAEEKLKVCSFLANLKVPDAFSSNISRCVNVQEKNIHGLKCHDHHVLLQDIFPVAIHGLLPKEVCDPIIALGKVFKNIYSKCLTIEDLDILEVEIPVILTKLQLVFPPVFFDVMVHLPIHFPSEAKLGGPAQYRNMYPIEREYTREIESQSSMRAHKNGFLDWFRARIFVLSAQGRANDELISLAVGPAPLVHRYSTFVVNGFRFDTKELALRNKMQNSDVLVRGDDSDFNKEYYGVLEDIYELSYLENRKVYLFNSHWWDVARLGRGYKIDKYGFTSVNTRCALNTNEPCVLASQSEQVFYLDDMVDNDWLVVVKTNPRDLFKMPDNDDNCLDIEDEELLNEEVYHQEKAEFNTLCTNDEENIVEVSLHRDNVEPQSINYDHASTQAQNNVHNEEDDFINDNHLEISESEDSEEELFDNDDDGEDTDTSS